In a single window of the Melioribacteraceae bacterium genome:
- a CDS encoding MarR family transcriptional regulator, with protein sequence MTDKKRRMALELLSNLSRVHAMFEDFQAKHLIGEYLSITKFESLKALLKAGPIPLNEISKVTFVTTANITYVIDQLEETGYIKRTNSTKDRRVIQAELTEIGKDKIESILPKYSEKLANITSRLTPTEQKEMIRILDKLNL encoded by the coding sequence ATGACTGACAAAAAAAGAAGAATGGCTTTAGAACTCTTGTCCAACTTGTCAAGGGTCCACGCAATGTTTGAAGATTTTCAAGCAAAACATTTAATTGGTGAATATTTGTCTATAACCAAGTTTGAATCCCTCAAAGCTCTTCTCAAAGCTGGGCCTATTCCTTTGAATGAGATTAGTAAAGTAACATTCGTCACAACAGCTAACATAACTTATGTAATTGATCAACTAGAAGAGACCGGGTACATTAAGAGGACTAATTCAACTAAAGATAGGCGCGTAATTCAAGCGGAGCTAACAGAAATCGGGAAAGACAAAATTGAATCTATTCTGCCAAAGTATTCTGAAAAACTTGCTAATATAACTTCTCGCTTGACTCCTACCGAACAAAAAGAGATGATCCGAATTTTGGATAAACTCAACTTGTAA
- a CDS encoding flippase-like domain-containing protein, whose protein sequence is MESICENNGISTENNNYTTIHKKYLVKGSLLFVLITLATFIFLFLINDSIKLIEVIEQLRFRYLIALLVLVVVDAYLDTSRYFVLAKKINPLVKYRLIFEANMADSFGGAITPFQAGGGPAMLFIMNRGGIDIANGLSIIVATYFMTLTFLLCASLISVSLLQYHFSNAFLDNLLTYSLTAFTVILSLIILSLFLPQNILDRIINHCKGSINHSNKIMASLLNAIIRLLIIIKEYNYACRQLIIRHPRALLNTLIVTILYYFNRFLLAYCLVYALGGVISFKNIVATQSLILFLPYFAPTPGGSGFTEISINGLMGGMLSGGILFSFIYFYRCLLYYIFVFLGGLAIAKELKCRISESRDSLPLLITEYSAE, encoded by the coding sequence ATGGAATCCATCTGCGAAAATAATGGTATCTCGACTGAGAATAATAACTATACAACCATTCATAAGAAATACTTAGTAAAGGGTTCGCTACTATTTGTTCTAATAACCTTGGCAACCTTCATCTTTCTCTTTCTTATAAATGATTCCATTAAACTAATTGAGGTGATCGAACAACTAAGATTTAGGTACCTAATTGCACTGTTGGTACTGGTCGTAGTTGATGCATATTTAGATACTTCTCGATATTTTGTTCTAGCCAAAAAGATTAATCCATTAGTAAAGTATAGATTAATCTTCGAAGCCAATATGGCAGATAGCTTCGGAGGTGCAATAACTCCATTTCAAGCTGGCGGCGGTCCAGCAATGTTGTTTATAATGAACAGAGGAGGAATTGATATTGCGAACGGACTATCCATTATTGTTGCCACGTATTTTATGACTCTAACATTTCTTTTATGTGCAAGTTTGATTAGTGTATCTCTATTACAATACCACTTCTCAAATGCTTTCTTAGATAACCTTCTTACTTACAGTTTGACAGCATTTACAGTAATACTCTCATTAATAATACTGTCCCTATTTCTTCCTCAAAATATTCTTGATAGAATTATAAATCATTGTAAAGGTAGCATTAATCATTCAAATAAAATTATGGCTTCACTACTTAATGCTATTATTAGACTATTAATAATAATCAAGGAATACAATTATGCTTGTAGACAGTTAATAATCAGGCACCCAAGAGCCCTTCTTAATACTCTGATAGTAACCATTTTATACTATTTCAATAGATTTTTATTGGCGTATTGTCTTGTGTATGCCTTAGGCGGTGTGATTAGCTTTAAGAACATTGTTGCGACGCAATCACTCATTTTATTTCTACCTTATTTTGCGCCAACGCCTGGTGGAAGTGGTTTTACTGAAATCAGTATTAATGGATTAATGGGGGGTATGCTTAGCGGTGGGATTCTGTTCAGTTTTATTTACTTCTACCGATGTTTACTTTATTACATATTCGTATTTCTTGGTGGTCTTGCAATTGCAAAAGAATTAAAATGCAGAATCAGTGAGAGCAGAGATAGTCTTCCGCTATTAATAACAGAATACAGTGCTGAATAA
- a CDS encoding helix-turn-helix transcriptional regulator, translating into MISPKINRMLENLGENIRLARLRRRLSAQQISERANISRPTLSSIEKGRPNVSIGLYLQVLFVLGLAEDILKVGRDDELGRKLQDAKLTVKKRAPKRNKIMEKNCV; encoded by the coding sequence ATGATATCACCTAAAATTAATCGAATGCTAGAAAATCTTGGCGAGAATATTAGACTTGCAAGACTTAGAAGAAGATTGAGCGCACAACAAATTTCTGAAAGAGCTAACATTAGCCGCCCTACTCTTTCTTCCATTGAAAAAGGTAGGCCGAATGTAAGCATAGGATTATACTTACAAGTTCTTTTTGTACTTGGTCTTGCTGAGGATATTTTAAAAGTAGGAAGAGACGATGAACTAGGGCGTAAGCTACAAGATGCGAAATTAACCGTTAAGAAAAGAGCCCCCAAAAGAAATAAAATTATGGAAAAGAATTGTGTTTAG
- a CDS encoding radical SAM protein has translation MSSTVLDHRSLYRMPWNLADNAISWLEPTAVCNLACDGCYRENEKNSHKSLQELKHELDVFISKRNSDCISIAGGDPLLHPEIIDIVKEIYSRGLKPIMNTNGVALDKKLLIELKKAGLFGFTFHVDSKQGRTGKWKAKNEIELNELRFEYANLLNEVGGLSCSFNSTVYEDTFQYIPEMIEWAHRNIDIVHTMVFIAFRQEVPKLQFDWFAGSNKVNWQEIKYHSEHDRKVDILSTDMLNLVQQKFPQFKPLAYLNGTEKVDTFKWLFTERVGNKKKIYGYLGPKFMELVMATHHFVRGKYLSYISPAEARMGRIAMLLLWPFDKGLRNALRNWLKDPLGWFKRSNLQTILFIQPVDFTETGNQNMCDGCPDITVWNDDIVWSCRLEELKRFGTFLHSVSKN, from the coding sequence ATGAGTTCAACTGTTCTTGACCATCGCAGCTTATATAGAATGCCATGGAATTTGGCTGATAATGCTATCTCATGGCTTGAACCAACCGCAGTCTGTAATTTAGCTTGCGACGGATGCTATAGGGAAAATGAAAAAAACTCTCATAAATCTCTCCAGGAGTTGAAACATGAGTTAGATGTTTTTATTAGCAAAAGAAATTCAGATTGTATTTCAATCGCCGGAGGAGATCCTCTGCTTCATCCTGAAATTATAGATATAGTGAAAGAAATTTATTCCAGAGGATTGAAGCCGATTATGAACACAAACGGCGTTGCACTCGATAAGAAATTATTAATTGAGCTGAAAAAGGCAGGACTCTTCGGGTTTACTTTTCATGTGGATAGCAAGCAGGGGAGAACAGGAAAGTGGAAAGCTAAGAATGAAATTGAATTAAATGAATTACGCTTTGAGTACGCAAATCTATTGAATGAAGTTGGTGGTCTTTCGTGCTCATTTAATTCTACTGTTTATGAAGATACGTTCCAATATATACCAGAAATGATAGAATGGGCTCATAGAAATATAGATATTGTTCATACAATGGTTTTTATCGCCTTCAGACAGGAAGTACCAAAACTCCAATTTGATTGGTTTGCGGGCTCAAACAAAGTCAACTGGCAAGAGATAAAATACCACTCTGAGCATGATCGTAAAGTCGATATTCTTTCAACAGATATGTTGAATTTGGTTCAACAGAAATTTCCACAATTCAAACCATTGGCTTACTTAAATGGAACTGAAAAAGTTGACACATTCAAATGGTTATTCACGGAAAGAGTTGGAAATAAAAAGAAAATTTATGGCTACCTAGGACCTAAATTTATGGAATTGGTTATGGCGACACATCACTTTGTTAGGGGTAAGTACTTGTCTTACATTTCTCCAGCAGAAGCGAGAATGGGTAGAATAGCAATGCTTTTACTTTGGCCCTTCGATAAGGGACTTAGAAATGCATTAAGAAATTGGTTGAAAGATCCGCTTGGGTGGTTCAAAAGATCAAATCTACAAACTATATTGTTTATTCAACCCGTTGATTTTACTGAGACGGGAAATCAAAATATGTGTGATGGTTGTCCAGATATAACCGTTTGGAATGATGATATAGTTTGGTCTTGTAGACTCGAAGAGTTAAAAAGATTTGGGACTTTCCTACATTCTGTTTCCAAAAATTAG
- a CDS encoding helix-turn-helix transcriptional regulator codes for MKKSNQISTFVKTMRKKVGLTQTQLSERAGVGLRFIREMEQGKQTLQLDKVNQVLFLFGHRLGPVKIDAGDENE; via the coding sequence ATGAAAAAATCTAATCAAATTTCTACCTTTGTTAAAACTATGCGTAAAAAAGTTGGATTAACTCAAACGCAACTATCAGAACGCGCTGGAGTTGGTTTGCGGTTTATCAGAGAAATGGAACAAGGTAAGCAGACTCTTCAGTTGGATAAGGTGAATCAAGTTTTATTCTTGTTCGGACATAGATTAGGACCAGTTAAAATAGATGCAGGTGATGAAAATGAATAG
- a CDS encoding Fic family protein: protein MNSAHFSHSAPVFHGIHLPEQGLIVGYAAIINGLKLHIPMPKQIALISNQNKKYQTDEWNIFPKIYLPLDNAKLTEIEALYNHLVFALKYEGVNLLVFSFLTKHYSTQELVQLVNIAPTGQYSRKIWFIVEWITGHPLELKKSLSVTKKSYVPLLDDKLQYAVKGIKSPRHLIINNLPGTPDFCPLIFKNQKLEEYISSNFAEQKDKYLKDVHKDILQRASAFLLLKDSKASFTIEGESPKSKRAARWGQAIGQASLNDLSKEELLRLQQIVIENDRFVKMGFRTEGGFVGEHDRTTGEPLPSHISAKWQDLDLLIEGLLKTNQILLNSSLDAVLAASIIAFGFVFIHPFEDGNGRIHRYLIHHMLAKKKFSQQGVIFPISASILDHIDDYRKVLESYSQPLLDFIQWKETKAHNVEVLNDTIDYYRYFDATKQAEFLYFCVKDTIENIIPKEVSFLSKYDRFKTLMEEEFEMPDKMVALLVRFLEQNNGSLSKRAKEKEFIDLTEDEIKIIEDNFNLIFH from the coding sequence ATGAATAGCGCCCATTTTTCACATAGTGCGCCTGTTTTTCATGGAATCCATTTACCAGAACAGGGTTTAATAGTCGGTTATGCTGCAATAATTAACGGCTTAAAATTGCATATCCCAATGCCTAAACAAATAGCTCTGATCTCTAATCAAAACAAGAAATATCAAACCGATGAATGGAATATTTTTCCCAAAATATATCTACCTCTTGATAATGCCAAATTAACAGAAATTGAAGCATTGTATAATCACTTGGTTTTTGCACTTAAATATGAAGGTGTTAATTTATTGGTGTTTAGCTTTTTAACTAAACATTACTCTACACAAGAATTAGTTCAATTAGTTAATATAGCACCAACAGGTCAGTACTCTCGAAAAATCTGGTTTATTGTTGAATGGATTACCGGACATCCACTAGAGCTAAAAAAAAGCCTATCAGTAACCAAGAAAAGTTACGTCCCTTTGCTGGATGATAAGCTGCAATATGCTGTTAAAGGAATCAAATCACCTCGCCATTTAATTATCAATAATTTGCCAGGTACACCAGATTTTTGTCCATTAATATTTAAAAACCAAAAATTGGAAGAATATATTTCATCAAATTTTGCTGAACAAAAAGATAAATATCTCAAAGATGTACATAAAGATATTCTTCAACGAGCTTCTGCATTTTTGCTTCTTAAAGATTCAAAAGCTTCGTTCACTATTGAAGGAGAGAGTCCTAAAAGTAAGCGCGCTGCTCGTTGGGGTCAAGCGATCGGTCAAGCCAGCTTAAACGATTTATCAAAAGAAGAACTTCTTCGACTTCAGCAAATTGTTATCGAGAATGATCGCTTCGTAAAAATGGGATTCCGTACTGAAGGCGGATTCGTCGGTGAACACGATCGCACTACTGGAGAACCACTGCCTAGTCATATATCCGCAAAATGGCAGGATTTGGATTTGTTAATAGAGGGCCTACTAAAAACTAATCAGATTCTTTTAAATAGCAGTTTGGATGCAGTTCTAGCTGCTTCAATCATTGCATTTGGTTTTGTATTTATCCACCCATTTGAAGATGGTAATGGACGTATCCACCGCTATTTGATACATCACATGCTTGCTAAAAAGAAATTTTCCCAGCAAGGTGTAATTTTTCCTATTTCTGCATCCATTCTTGATCATATAGATGATTATCGAAAAGTATTAGAGTCATATTCCCAACCCTTGTTGGATTTTATTCAATGGAAGGAGACGAAAGCTCATAATGTTGAAGTACTGAATGATACAATCGATTATTATAGATACTTCGATGCTACAAAGCAGGCCGAGTTTCTATACTTCTGCGTTAAAGATACAATAGAAAATATTATACCTAAAGAAGTTTCCTTTTTGTCAAAATATGATAGATTTAAAACACTCATGGAGGAAGAATTTGAAATGCCAGACAAAATGGTTGCTCTATTAGTTCGATTTCTTGAACAAAATAATGGATCCCTATCTAAAAGAGCCAAAGAAAAAGAATTTATAGATCTCACTGAGGATGAAATTAAAATAATAGAAGATAATTTTAATCTAATATTTCATTAA
- a CDS encoding HipA domain-containing protein has translation MFSISISNTDDHLRNHGFILTEKGWLLSPAFDINPNESGTGLSLNISETSNDLDFDLALEVAEYFRLNKTKSQKIIKLTKEKVGAWESVAKKYNLSKAEIISMTKAFNRS, from the coding sequence GTGTTTAGTATATCTATTTCAAATACTGATGATCACTTACGAAATCATGGATTTATACTAACTGAAAAAGGTTGGCTGCTCTCACCCGCTTTCGATATAAATCCTAATGAATCGGGGACTGGTCTAAGTCTTAATATATCCGAAACAAGTAACGATTTAGACTTCGACCTTGCGTTAGAAGTAGCTGAATATTTCCGTTTAAATAAAACCAAGTCGCAGAAGATAATAAAGTTGACTAAGGAGAAAGTAGGTGCCTGGGAAAGCGTTGCAAAAAAGTACAACCTCTCTAAAGCTGAAATAATCTCAATGACAAAAGCATTTAATCGAAGTTAG
- a CDS encoding radical SAM protein: MKSRLKNVSLEFHKNVVKNILKRHLTTDRFMYPLSVSFFITLRCNLKCSYCNICDPSYSELTTAEIFRLLEKIRPNNPGLYITGGEPFVRKDIKAILQKAVELKFKPLWLITNAYNLHNNLDCLEYLDYLIVSLDSVNNEKWDNILGVKGASSRIIENITHAASLQEKYDFVMVANNLINKELIEDAYKVIDFCNEKDIYIAPQPIDSWMEESENLTANKDYIKLVNDIKLMKKSGSKNFVVTNLFLDSMLKKTVPNCYPTMNPRVFPDGSVFYPCMTRNKIYGNLLEYKSLHEMMIEAYRKEKLPECTRDPKLCTRNCIVEINLFVDKPISYLKDCLDNVSLKF; this comes from the coding sequence ATGAAAAGCCGCTTAAAAAATGTTTCGTTGGAATTCCACAAAAATGTTGTAAAGAATATTCTAAAACGTCACTTGACAACAGACCGCTTTATGTATCCACTCTCGGTCAGTTTTTTTATTACGCTCCGTTGCAATCTAAAGTGTTCATACTGCAACATCTGCGATCCCAGTTATTCTGAACTAACCACAGCTGAAATCTTCAGACTTTTAGAAAAAATTCGCCCTAATAATCCTGGTTTGTACATTACAGGCGGCGAACCATTCGTAAGAAAAGATATCAAGGCTATTCTGCAAAAAGCGGTGGAATTAAAATTCAAGCCATTATGGTTAATAACTAATGCTTACAATCTTCATAACAATTTAGACTGTCTTGAATATCTTGATTACTTAATTGTAAGTCTTGATTCTGTGAATAATGAAAAGTGGGACAATATACTTGGAGTTAAAGGTGCATCTTCTAGGATCATTGAGAATATTACACATGCAGCTTCACTTCAAGAAAAATATGACTTTGTTATGGTAGCCAACAACCTAATTAATAAAGAGTTAATAGAAGACGCCTACAAGGTAATTGATTTTTGCAATGAGAAGGATATTTACATAGCCCCGCAGCCAATAGACAGCTGGATGGAAGAATCGGAAAACCTTACGGCAAATAAAGATTATATTAAACTGGTTAACGATATCAAGTTGATGAAGAAAAGCGGTTCTAAAAATTTTGTGGTAACAAATTTATTTCTAGATAGCATGCTCAAAAAGACCGTTCCCAACTGTTATCCCACAATGAATCCAAGAGTATTTCCTGACGGTTCGGTATTTTATCCATGCATGACACGAAACAAAATTTACGGAAATCTGCTTGAATACAAAAGTCTTCATGAAATGATGATCGAAGCCTACCGCAAGGAGAAACTACCGGAATGTACACGAGATCCAAAATTATGCACGCGCAACTGTATTGTTGAGATTAATCTATTTGTTGATAAACCAATAAGCTATTTAAAAGACTGCTTGGATAATGTTTCTCTAAAATTTTAG